ATGATACCAGAGGGGGAATGATTAAAAAGAGGTCTATTTAATAACTTTGAATCAAAGGATTTAGAAGACATATATTGTTCTACATGCTGAGAAATTCATGATAATGCAGATAAACAGTACCTACCTTATAGCTATAACGCTTGTACAGACTTTTTTCATCGGCTCTTGTACCCAAGAAGAAAACCTCACCGAAGGCCAAGTATTGACAACCGAGCGTTCCACGGAGGATAACGAAGCACAACACCAATCAAGCACGGTAAAATTTATTGATGAGTTTGTACTTCCGGATGGTCAGGAATTCGGGAATACAATAGTGGGCGGATTATCCGGTATTGATTATGAGAATGGGAAGTGGGTGGTCATTAGCGATGATTCCAAGAGACCAAGATACTATACCCTTAATGTAGCTTACGATATAGATGGGTTCAGTTCTTTGGAAATTACAAGCGTAATTACGTTAAAGGATACCTTGGGGCGAGACTTTGGGTTGGAAACCGTAGATTCAGAATCCATTCGGATAGATGGTGATAAGTTCGTGTGGTCTAGCGAGGGGAATATCGGGGCCAAAATAAATCCCTTCGTACGTACGTCGTCATTAGAAGGCGATTTCATAAAAGCAATGAGCTTGCCTTTAAAGTACAGCGCATCAGAGGAAGAAGAGAACGGACCTAGGCAAAATGGCGTTTTCGAAGGATTGTCACTAAGTTCGGACAAAAAAGGATACTGGGTGAGCATGGAATTGCCGTTAAAGGAAGATGGGGAACCGCCAACGACCAATCTAGGAGCCCCGATTAGATTAGCTTATATTGATAAAGTTACGGGAGAGTTTGGAAAAGAGTTTGCTTATCCGTTGGACCCAGTAGCAAGGCCAGCGATAAACGGTTTTTCCTTTGAATTGAATGGCTTGGTAGAGTTATTGGAATATGAGGAGAATAAATTCTTGGCCTTGGAACGTTCCTTCTCTGCCGGATATACGGATGGTGGAAATATAGTAAAAATCTACGATGTAGACGCGAGAAGGGCAACCGATGTTAGCGCCATTACAACGCTTAAAGAGGCCGATATAACGATGGTGAAAAAGAAGCTACTTTTAGATTTTGATACCCTACGACCACAATTGACTAATGGAATAGTGGATAATATTGAAGGAATAACCTTTGGTCCAAATTTCTCCAACGGAAACAAATCGATCGTTGTGGTATCCGATAACAATTTTAGTAGACTTTATAAGCAATTGAATCAGTTTATACTTTTAGAACTTCGCGAATAATCTAACAATTGAAGCTCGGTTTTGCATCTCATTGCAATAAAATAGTCATAAATAGTGTTAATTTTTAGATGAAACTATTCGCTTCCGAAAGAGATTTTTAGTCTGTTAACCTATGTTTTCATTATAAAATAATAGTAAAACTATTGAAATATAATATATTAACTGTTATTTAACGGATTAATACTATTAAAATAATTTTTACGTTGTATTTTTGTCATGTGAAATAAGCTATCCAATATTGGAGAAATAGAAAAGCATGAAAAAGAGAAGACCAGTATTTTATCCTGAGTTCAATGTCGAGGAAAAGGAATCAAAAGTAGAAGTGTTGGAATGGCAGCATATGAGGC
This genomic window from Maribacter sp. MJ134 contains:
- a CDS encoding esterase-like activity of phytase family protein; the protein is MQINSTYLIAITLVQTFFIGSCTQEENLTEGQVLTTERSTEDNEAQHQSSTVKFIDEFVLPDGQEFGNTIVGGLSGIDYENGKWVVISDDSKRPRYYTLNVAYDIDGFSSLEITSVITLKDTLGRDFGLETVDSESIRIDGDKFVWSSEGNIGAKINPFVRTSSLEGDFIKAMSLPLKYSASEEEENGPRQNGVFEGLSLSSDKKGYWVSMELPLKEDGEPPTTNLGAPIRLAYIDKVTGEFGKEFAYPLDPVARPAINGFSFELNGLVELLEYEENKFLALERSFSAGYTDGGNIVKIYDVDARRATDVSAITTLKEADITMVKKKLLLDFDTLRPQLTNGIVDNIEGITFGPNFSNGNKSIVVVSDNNFSRLYKQLNQFILLELRE